The Verrucomicrobiia bacterium sequence AAAAATGTTCCCAAAGGAATTTTACGTTCGGTTTATCTTTCCGGCATTTTTGGTTTTGTAATGGTCGCGTCTTTTGTGTTGGCCATTCCTAATATGGATGAAGCGGCAAAACAAGGGGGGAACGTTTTTTATTGGTTGATGAACACTTTAGTTCCTGAACCACTTAAAATGATTCTTTGGGCTGGCATTGCTTTGGCTAATTATCTTTGTGGCTTGGCTTGTTTAACTTCGAGTTCGCGCATGACTTTTGCCTTTGCGCGCGATGGAGGATTGCCTTGGTCGAAAGGGTTGCGCCATATTTCGCCTGTTCATCGCACGCCGACTTATGCGATTTGGATCACTGGAACATTGGCAGTTTTGTCGACGGCTTATGCTGAGGCTTATGCCACGTTGACTGCGGCGTGTGTTATCTTTCTTTATTTTTCTTATGTGATGCCCGCCGCGGCGGGCATTTTTGCTTATGGTCGCACGTGGACGCGTATGGGTCCGTTTGATATTGGCAAAACGGCTTATCGCATTATTGGCGTCATTTGTGTGTTGGGTGTGTTGCTTATGTTTTATCTGGGAATTCAACCGCCGAATGAAAAAGCGCTCAATATTACTGGCATTGTTATTGTTTTATTGATCGTCACCTGGTTTACCGTGGTGAAAAAACGTTTCAAAGGGCCGCCTTCTGAAGAAGAGGCTCAAGCACGTTTGGAAAAGCTTCAAGAATTGGAGCAACGAGTTGGCGAAGCGGGAATGAAACTTTAAATTCTTTCGAAGTAACGTTTTAATTCCCAATCCGTGACAGCTTCATTGTAAGTTTGCACTTCAAGGCGCGCGGTGTGGACGTAGAAATCCACCACACTGTCACCAAGAGCGAGGCGGGCGAGTTTGCTGCGATTCAATTTTTCTGCGGCTTCAGCTAGAGATTTGGGCAGGCTGGCTAATTTTTTGTCGAGGTAAGCGTTGCCTTGATATGCGTTGCCGCAATCGAGTTTTTCGTCTATGCCAGCCATGCCGGCAACCATCATGGCAGCGAAGGCTAGGTAAGGATTGGCATCGGCTCCGGGCATACGGTTTTCAATGCGAAATCCTTCACTATGACCAACTACGCGAAAACCGACCGTGCGATTGTCCATGGCCCATGCCATTTTAGTGGGAGCCCAACTTGCGGTTTGATAACGTTTGTAAGCGTTGATGGTCGGCGCGTAGAAATAGCAGAGTTCTGGAGAATATTTCATTAAACCGCCAAGAAAATGTTTGAATAGCTGTGAACCTCCATGTTTTTTATTATCCCAAAAAAGGTTTTTATTTTTTTGCCATAAACTGATGTGGATATGACAACTACTGCCGGCTTCTTGCGTGGCGATTTTTGCCATGAAAGTGAGACATTTTCCGTTTTGTTCTGCGATTTCTTTAGCGCCTTGTTTGAACAAAGCATGACGATCAGCAATTTCCAAAGGTTCGTTATAAACAAAGTTTAGTTCATGTTGACCACAACCCCATTCGCCTTTGGAAGATTCGACTGGAATTCCCGCTTCTTCCATTTGATTGCGAAGTGTACGCAAAATCGGTTCATCCCGTAAGGGTTGCATGGTATGATAATCGATGCGATAATCGCTGGAGGGGATGAGATTGAAATATTTTTTTTCTAACGCCTCGTGATAGGTGTGATTGAAAAGAAAAAATTCTAGTTCGCTTGCAATTTTGCTGGTGAATCCGCGTTTTCCCAATGCTTCGATTTGGCGACGTAAGACAGTTCGAGGCGCTTCTTCGACTAAACCATTTTCATGGTGGTGCAGATCGCATAAGACAAAGGCGGCGCCGGGTTGCCAGGGTAACATGCGCAAAGTGGAAAGATCCGGGCGCATTTCAAAGTCGCCAAACCCTTTTTCCCAACTGGCTAGATCAAAACCGTCTTGTGGATCCATTTCCATATTGAGTGTCAGAAGATAGTTGCAACCATGTGTTCCACTTTGAGCCACATGATCTAAAAAATAATGAGCTGTCAAACGCTTGCCCATTAACCGCCCGAACACGTCTGGAAAAACGATTAAGATGGTGTCGATTTCTTTTTTAGCGATTTTATTTTTTAGTTCAGTTAGATTCATAAGTAAGCCTATGGATCGAGGGTTTTAATCTTCTGTGATATAAATATTTTTTAGTTCGGTATAACCTTCCATTGCAGTCATGCCCAGATCACGTCCGATTCCGCTGCGTTTGAAGCCGCCAAAGGGTGCAGCAACATGCACGCTATTAATGGAGTTGATGCTCAGAACTCCGCTTTCAACACGTTTTGCAACGCGCAAGGCACGTTTTAAATCGTTTGTCCAAATTGAACCACTTAACCCGTAGTGCGATTCATTGACTTCGCGCAACATGCTATTTTCATCACGAAAAGGTCGAATGCAAACAACCGGTCCAAAAATTTCTTCTCGCCATACTTTTTCACGTGTGTTGCAACCCAATATGACGACGGGTCGCATATAGAAACCTTTTTTAGGAAGAGGCGTTTTGCCGCAAACAATTTTTTGGCAGTGATCTGGAACAGAATCCAAGTAAGTTTGAACATGATCGCGATGTTGTTTGGAAATGAGAGGGCCGATTTGAGTTTTAGGGTGGCTAGGGTCGCCGATTATTAAGCGATTGCTAGCTTGGATAAATTTTTTAACAAATTCGTCAAAGATATTTTGTTCAACAAAAACTCGACTTCGCGCACAACAATCCTGGCCAGTGTTGTCAAAGACGCTAATAGAACAAAGGGCTGCTACTTTTTCTAAGTCGGCATCATTAAAAACGATGTTAGGAGATTTGCCGCCGAGCTCTAAAGAAACGCGTTTCATATCATCAGCTGCCATTTTCATAATATGAGTGCCAATTTCTGTAGAACCAGTAAAAGAAATTTTGCGAATGAGAGGATGTTGAACTAAAGCATCGCCTAGTCGCTGACCGCTCCCTGGCAAAACTTGTAAAACCCCATCTGGCAAGCCGGCTTCCAATGCTAAAATTCCGAGTTTGATAGCGGTGAGTGGAGAGAGGCTAGCAGGTTTGAGCACAACACAGTTGCCTGCAGCAAGTGCGGGAAAAATTTTCCAGGCAGCAATTGATAAGGGAAAATTCCACGGCACAATGGCAGCGACAACACCTAGAGGGGAACGAAGCGTGTAATCGAATCCGCCACGAGCTACGGGGATGGTTTGACCGCAAAATTTTGAAATGGCATCGGTGTAATAGGCAGCGATACGAAAGGTTAATTGAAGCTCGCCTCTGGCATTGGAAATAGGCATTCCGATGTTAAGCATTTCTAATTGAGCTAACTCCTCTTGATGTTGAACAATGAGCTGAGTAAATCGAAAAAGAATTTCAGTTCTTTTACCGGGTGTCATGTCGCGCCAGCTTTTTTCAAAGGCTTTTTGAGCGCCTGTAACGCTCGTTTCCAAATCTTTAAGAGAGGCAGAGGCTACTTCACAAAGTTTTTTTTCGGTTGCGGGATTAATCAGGGTAAGTGTGTTCCGATCTGACGCATGGCATAGTTTTCCATTGATGACAAGTTGGGTGGTAAACTTTTTCATTTTTTATCAAAATGCTTGGAGATAAAGTTCTTTAAGATCGGTTTGGGTGACAGGGACGGGATTAGTTTGGTGACAACTGTCATCATAAGCATGTTGAGCGAGCGTGTCGATATCAGATTTTTTGACTTGGTAATCGCGAAGTTTTCCTGAAAGGTTGAGTTGTTCGAGCAATAGGCGAATGGCGATAATGGTTTCAGCATCGTTGGGTTCAATAAGGCCCATAGCGATGCCCACGCGATGGTAGAGATTAGGTTTACGTTGAGCATTCCATTCCATGACCCAGGGTAAGCAAAGAGCGTTAGCAGTTCCGTGATGTAAACCGCAGAGCGAGGAAAGAGGATGAGCAAGTGAGTGCGTTGCGCCGAGATCCTTTTGAAAAGCGATAGCACCCATCGTGGCAGCGAGTTGCATGAGACCGCGCGCTTCCAAATCGTTTCCATTTTGGTAGGCTCGTAAAAGTGCTTTTTGAGCACAGATGAGATGGATGCCTTCCAAAGCAAGGGCGTCGCAGAGAGGATGAAAAACAGGTGAGGTGAAAGATTCGATACAATGGGTGAGCGCATCGGCGCCCGTGGCAGCTGTAAGTTGCGGAGGAAGTTCCAAAGTGAATTCAGGGTCGAGAATGACAAGGCTGGCTAGAAGTGAGGGATGAAAAAAGACACGTTTATGTTGATCGAGAATAATGACGGAGCTGCGCCCCACTTCGCTTCCTGTGCCGGCTGTTGTAGGAATTGCGATGAAGGGTGCGAGTGAGGAGTAGTCGGTTTCGTAGGAAAATTGTGATAGTTTTTGTTGAGGTTGTTTAATACGAAGTCGAATGACTTTTCCAACATCGAGTGCGCTGCCTCCACCAAAAGCGATGACTGAATCGCATTGATTATTTTGATAAGCTTGAAAGGCTTGTTCCACGTCATTTTCCATGGGATTAGGATGCACTTCGGAAAAGATGGGAAAATTAGCGGATAGTGCATCGCGTAAACGTTGAAATGCGGGCGTTTTTAAGAGGCCAGGATCGGTTACAATGAGAGGGCGTTTTAATTGAAGAGCTTGCAATTTTTTCGATAATTCATGGCGAGCCCCGGGTCCGTAAAGAATGGAAGTGGGAAAGGAAAAAGTAGAGATCATAAAGAATTAATTGTTTTAAGTGAAATAATGGATGAAATTAGAAATCATTTCAGGATGAGGTAAAGTTTTTGGTGTTTTTTGGATGCGATCGCGAATGTTGAATGGAATTTTGGCTTGCCAGTGGTCGAAGCGTGCTTTCCAAATAAAATTGAGAATCGTGCGATTCATTTCAGGATGAAATTGAACGCCAAAAGCGGCTTTGCCAATTTGAAAAGCTTGGTGCCGCGTTTGTTCACTTTTTGCTAGCCAGATAGCTTCAGGAGGAAGATCGGCAACAATGTCGTGATGACTTTCTATTGCCAGAAAAGTTTCGGGCATAGATTGAAATAAGGGAGAGGCTTTGCCCTGTGGAGTCAGAGTAACGGGAAGAAATCCGATTTCCCAACCTTGTGGATTGTAGTGAACGAGACCACCACAAGCGCGGGCTAGGAGTTGGTGCCCGTAGCAAATTCCGAGGATGGCTTTTTCTTTTTGGGTATAGCGTTCGAGTAATTGCAAGAGGCGAAGCGTGGGATAATCATTATTCCAAGCGTTGCGCGGTGATCCGGTAAGAATAATGGCATCAGCGCATTCGAAATGACGTGCAATTTCTTGATCTTCTGGTGAAAGGGTCTGAAGATGAAATTTTTTTAAGGGGCTTAACATTTTTTTATACCAAGCTGTTACATTTTTGAGTGGGTGTTGAGCAGGATAAGTCTCATTCCATATCACGTTGTTAACGAGAAGAATTTTTTTGAGGCGACTCATGTCTTATTTTTACTATACGGCTTAAAATTAAAATAGCCATACCGCTTGCTAAATAGGTGTAAGCAAATTCGGGCGCTGCGCCGAGGGTGAGCGAGTTTTGAATGCCGTTGGCAGTGAGTTGGTAAGCGTGGATCAAGCCGAGCCAAGCAAGTAATGAAGCGATGAAAAGGGTGAACGCTGCTTTTTGCCATTGTTTTTCAATAATGAAAACGAGAAAAGCAGCTAACAAAGTGCTGGTGAGAAGGAAACCTTGATTGAGTGCGATTACGCCATGAATAGCTAGTGCCGAACCAAATTGAGCAATGGTTTCATAAAGTGTAGTTCCCGCTGCCTGCAAAGTTGTTTCAATGAGTTGTAGCGCCCAGGCGGCAAAGGTTGGAATGAGTCCTAATGCCACAGCTAAAGCGTGTGATTTGGGGACAGCTTGAAATGCTTGTGCGGTGATGATGATGCCAATCCAGAGTAAAATCCCCAATGTCGCTTCGAGAGGAATCCAGTTGAGTAAAAGCGTAATCATGCCAAGTGAGCAGAAAAGCGTAATGACAACGCCATTTAAAATCGAGTAAGAGCTGCGAGCCCCCATTGCTTTCCAACCGGGATGACCAATATAAATAGTGGTGGGGAAAGGGCTTCCTAAACAAGCTGCCACGCAGGAACCAAAGCCGTTTATAAACATTGAAGAGCGGGTGGGATAAGAGTCCCCAGCGGCTTCAGCACTTTCCAAATTTTGCAAAGAGCCAATGATATTAAAAAGTCCCATGGGTAAAATAATCGAGAAATATTGCCAAGCCATGGGACTTTTTATTAAAGAAAAAGTATCGTTAAGCGTAATGTGCGGAAAATAAAAATTGAACACATAACTTTGAGTAGTGGGAGTGAAATAAGGCAAATGAAAAGCTCGCAATAACCATGCGATAATCGTGCCAATGAGTACAGCGGTTAAACCTGCGGGAAGTGGTAGGTTCAATTTTGAAGTGTAACTGACTAAAATAAACAGCATCGGTAAAATGGCGAGAGCGGGTGAGGCAAAAATTTGAAAGATAAAGCCCATTGCGATGAAAGTGATAGCAACGCCTGCTAGCGCGGAGAGCAACGCAGCGCGTGGTGTGTGACGTCGCAACCAATCGGCACAAAACGCGCCAAGAATTTCCATGATGCCGCTCAGTAAGCAGGCAAAGAGACCCGCGCGCCAAGCTAAGTCGGCATTGTTGGTGGCTCGATAAATCGGCGCCATGATTAAAAAAATGTAAGCGAAAACAGTGGGAGTGTTAATACCATACGGAAGGGCGGTAATATCGTTACGATTAGTTTTCCTAGCTAAACGTCGTGCTTGCCAACCATAAAAAAGATTGCCCGCCAGAATTGAGAGAGCTGCTCCAGGTAAAATATGTGTGGTAACAAAGTCGATGGGTAATCCGCAGAGCACCGGACAAAGTGTTGCGATCACCATCAATTGAACCAGATTATCGATGAAGAGGCCAAAAAATCCGTCAATGTCGCCACGGACGAAGTTTTTCATGTTAGGCTGATGATTTTAGTCAATAGCTTTAGTTTAATTTTAAGGTTTAACGGCAGTTATTGGAGAAAATGTTTGAGGTGGAGGATTTTGAAGAATGGTAGATTGGCTCATGATTTCAAGTTGAGCTTCAGTATAGGCTGTTGCATAAATGTCGTCCGAGTTAGGATCATTTTTTGATGACAAAATGTTGTTTCTTAAGCGATTTTCGGTAATGAAGTTGTCGTTTCTTTCATTGGCACGACGCAAGTTTTGCTCTGGATTTCCTGGTGCAGAAGCGATAAGAATTTTTGTCACTTTTTGCGCATTGCTGTAGAGGATTGCCTGATCGGGTGCCGGATTTTTACTATCGATCAAAATTGATTTACCCATTTCTTTAAACCAGGGGGCGTCTTGAACGCCTTCCAAGGCTCCCGTAAAGGATTGTTTTTCAGGTGATGTCGCTACGAATCTAATGCCCTGATTGGAAGGGTAATCGCTTGCAGCTTGGAGCATAGCGGCGGGAAGATTTGCGGGTTCTTCCTCATGAAGAATAGGGGGATTTATTTTGATTTGGATGCCAGCGGGGGCTAAAACATCTTGTAAGGCCGCGATCTGTCGTTCGTAATTGTCGATGGCAGTTTGAAAATTTTCTTTTCCAAAAACGACAAGTTGGGTTTCCAACACTTGCTTTATAGGAACACTACCCAAGGAGACTTCAACTTTTTCGCCTCGAATATTATCATAAGAAACTGAGATTTCGCTGCCAAGTTTGGCATAAAAAGTTTGATCTTGCGCGCTGTTATTTTTCCAGGGCAATGGTTTTTTGTCTATGGTTTCTGAGGGAACCAGTATTAAAGCGGCTGAACGGAAGACACCGGGATTGCTAGGATTTTTTTCTTCTTTTAAAAGGATTTCCACTGATTTAATTGGGTGTTGAGGGTCATCGGGGTCGCTGATATTGAGAGTAACTCGGATTTCGTCCTGACCTTTTAAAGCAGGATCGGAAATTCGCACATAAAAAGCGCGATTGGATTTTTCAGGCTTAATAGAGGAATGGACTGTTACGTTATGGTTACTTTGATCGGGGGAGCGCCAATAATTCACAACTTCGACGGCATATTCATTGATCAAGGGAATAACAGGTTGCCCTGATTTTGTGTAGGCAATGTTCTTATCGTTGGCTGGATGGTATAGATCGCCATTTTTTTTATAGATTAAAAAATCGTTGGTAATGATATCGCCTTTATCATCGATGGATGCATTTTTTTGGGAAAAATCCTCTGATTTTTTAGTTGGGTCAGGGATATAGTATTGATCATTTTGTAAGGTGATGGTTCTTACGTCAACTAAAGGATACCCTTGTGAGGTATAATAATTATTATTGTTATCTTGATAGACGACAGTGTCTCCAAGAGTTAGTTTTTTCAGAGATCCAACGATTTTTAATTTGTCTTGAATCTCGTTTGGAGAAAGTTTTTTTTGCTGGTTATAATCTGCAACATATCGGTTATTGTTAATGATAAAACCTTCTTGATGTTCGGGAACTAAATCCTCGCCATGGCTTAAACGCGTGATATTGATGGAGTCGACAGGAGTTAAGACATGATTGATAAGCTGAATTCTTGGAGGTTGGATTCTAGAATGTTCATACTTAGTAAAAGCTTGATCTAAACGTGAGGGCGTAGCTTGAGCCATAAGATTAAATGCTTAAGATTAAGTGAAGCTAAAAGTCATGAAGAATCAATTTTTTTCTTAAACTAAAAGGAGTGTTGCGATTTTCACAGGTATTTGCTAGGAGGATGGCATGATTGCTTTAGTCACAGGTATGATCGGCGGGATGGAAGAGTGGCCGCTTCTTGAAAAAGTTGTAGAATTAGGAAAATTAAATGGGAAAAATATTCGCATTTTTGATGCGGTAAAAGATTTTACCAAAGAGGGGAAAAAACCTTTGGAACTTTTATTGCAAACAACCGATTACGTTTTTGAACTCACTCGCGAGCGTGAATACAGTAAGATTGGTTACGAGATTCAGAAGAATAATTTAAAGGATGTGATCGTTCGATTACCAGCGACGGTGGAATGGAATCGTATCAATCGCAAGTTTAAGGATCAACGCATTATTCGCGATTTTATTAAACCGGATCTTATTGTGACCTTGATTGATGCAGAGTGGATGATTCAAAAGCGATTGCAGAATCCGCCTGTTCAAGACACTTTCTTTCGCGCTTTGAAAGAAAGAAATCATACGATTTACGAAATTTTATCTTGGATGCACGAAGAAGTCAGTCTTTCGGAAGACTGGGCCAAGGCGATGAATATTCCGCATTACGTGATTGCAGTGGGTGAACCGCCAGATTGTTTGTATAAGTTGGTCACGAATCCAAATCCCTGGGTAATTTACGCCAGTTATTCCATGACCTATGCTACGGCTGACATGCGATTGGAAGTCAATAAAGTCATTGAACGTTTAAGAAAATATGCGGCGGTGGTAGATCCACAAACCGTCGAAATTCCAGTAGAGGGATTTGATTCTGAAGTGGATAAGGCTGCGATTTATGCTTATACCGTACATCGTGATTTGCATTGGTATGTGGGTAAAGTGCATTCTGTAGTGGCGATTCATCCTTATCCGGAGCGCCCACCACTTTCTGCGGGAATGATGGATGAGTTGGGCCATGCGCGCGATTATATGAAGCGGCGTTATATGATTTTCCCGAAAGGATTTAGTCCTTTTACAGCGGATAGTTATATCGAAAAAGGTCATCTCTTTGAAACGGCTGATGAATTTTTCCGTTATATTGAAAAAGTGGAGGGTCGAAAGCCGATGACGGATATTCTGGCTCTTCCAACAGCTAAAGATAAAACTAAAAAATCAGGCAAAAAAATTGCGGCTTAAATTTAAGCTAATTTCGGGCGAAATCCGCTGATGTGATCCAAACATTCTGCGATAGCTGGTCCTAAAATTTCGAGGCATTCTTGAATGGCTTTGGGGTTGCCGGGTAGGTTGATTATTAAGCTTGGGCCACGAACTCCAGCGATTGCTCGTGATAAGATAGCGGTTTTGACTTTGCTAAAAGAATAAGCGCGCATCGCCTCTCCAAAACCGGGCAATTCTTTTTCTAAAACTTGTCGCGTTGCCTCGGGAGTGACATCCCGGGCAGAAGGACCTGTGCCGCCCGTGGTAAGGATGAGATGACATTTTTCTTTATCAGCAAAGTGGAAAAGTTTTTTAGCAATGAGTGATAAGTCATCTGGTAAAAGACAGCGTTGCCATTCGATGGATTCTTGAAAAATTGAGCTTATGACACGTTCTATTTCTGGGCCGCTTTCATCTTGATAAATGCCTTGGGTGGCTCGGTCGCTAAGGGTAAGGCGGGCTATTTTCATTTTTACTTTTTATACTGGCTATTGGAAATTTGACAAATTGCTTTTATGGCATTTTATTGTTTGGATTGGAGTTTAAAAATAATAGTAATAAATTTTATTATGGCAAAAGGTCGACTAACACAAATTTTAGCTCGTATTAGGGGAAGAAGTAGTAAAGGTTCAGTCGTGCTAACTCAAGCAGAAGTGGTAGCATTGAGAGAAGCAGGGAAAAAACAAATTGGCGAAGCTATTCGACTTCGTCAAATGGCTGAAGACGCATGGACGCGAGCTAGTTTAGTTTCTGAGCCTCAAGTTACAGAAGTGGCCTCTGAAGTTGGTAATCTAGAAAGATTAGCCGTAGCTGCAGAAAAGGCTGTTCCAGACGCCTTGTGGTTTGCGCATCATGCAGAGAGAGGTGTAATTTGTATAATTGATACTACCACAGCTATTAGACAGGCAAACGAGTTTCTTTTAGTTGATTTTGCTCGTTTATTGAGTGAAGTTCAAAAAGGTGCTAATAAAATAGAAGCCTTAAAATGTTTGGAACAAGCTTATCACCAATTGGGCGAATTGACATCAAAAGCTTATAATCAAAGTAAAATTGTTTTGGATACGGCTAAAAAAGCTGCGGAAAAAGCGGCGAAAATTGCCGCTCAATCTGGGGCTTCAAAGGCAGCAAAAGATGCAAATACTATGGCTCAAGCAGCACTTCGAGAAGCGCAAAAATATGTGATAGCATTGTATGAAGTAGAAAGAGCTGTTGCAAAGTTAGGAACAAGTATCACTGATCTCACGAAATTGCATGAGCTTCCTGAAAATTATAAATATTTGTTTGAGACTGTAATGAATGCTCGTGAAACGGGCACTAGTATGAAAGCTGCTTGGGAAAAAGTAAGTATTGCTGCGGAAGGTCAAGCAAATCTAGCGGTTCAATCGACTGGAGCTTTAGTGGCGTTAGGACAGCTTATGAATACAGGGCCTGGCGATTTTATGGAAAAACTTCAACAAGGAGAGTTGCCCACTCCAGCTGAGTTTGGTGGTGCGATGAATCAAGCATTCGGAGATCCATCGACATTGCTTGAAGTGCCTTGTGCTACCATGCCGGGATGCATGGATATGAAACGTGAAGCGGATACTAAGGTGGGAGAGGCTATTGTTGGCGCTTACGATTATACAGTGGAGGCTTATAATACGATTGTGGGTGCTGGCGATCAATCGGTAGAGGTAGTAAGAGCTGCCACTGAGCGAGCTCGGGCTGTTACAGCATGGGAATTGGTTGCAAAAACAGGTCAACCTACTCCTCCGACCCAGTCACTATCTAATATTTCGCCGGGTCTTTAATTAGAATTTTTCTTTTGCTAGCAAACGAAGATTTGTGACTTTCATGGTTTTATCAACTGCTTTGGTCATGTCGTAAAGGGTTAAAGCAGTTATCGCGACGGCGGTTAAAGCCTCCATTTCTGCACCGGTTTTTTCTTGGCAGGAAACGATAGCAAAAATTTTGAGCCGATCTTTTTGTAATTTAAATTCGATTTGAATTGAGTTGAGTGCAAGTAAATGACAAAGGGGGATGAGTTCGCTGGTTTTTTTTGCGGCTTGAATGCCGGCCACCTGCGCGCAGGTTAAAGCATCGCCTTTGGGTAATGCTTTTTTCTTGAGCAAACGAACGGTGGCAGGTTGAAGATGAAGTTCGGCAGTGGCAGTGGCGATACGTTTTTGTATGGGTTTGGACCCCACATCAACCATTTTTATTTTTCCTTGGGGCGTGAGATGGGACAATTTTTTCATGATTCGTTAATCATTATGTTAGAAAAAACATAATGGAACGAAATTTTTTAAGATGTTTTGAGTAGTGCGCGAACTTCTTCATCGGTGGTTTGACTGAAATCTTCATACCAGCTTCCGACACTTTCAAAATGCAATGGGGTCAAAGCGCAAATCACTTCATCGGCTTCTTGTTGAAGTTCGTTGCAAGTAGAAAGCGCGCCTACGGGAACGGCAACGATAATGGTTGAGGGCTTTTTTTGGCGCACGGCACGGATCGCGGCGCGCATGCTAGCGCCTGTGGCAAGACCATCGTCGACAAGGATAATGGTTTGGTCGGTTAATGAGGGAAAAGGTTTATCGCCGCGATAAAGAGTTTCGCGGCGTTCCAGTTCCTGACGTTCTTTTGCGACAATGTGTTGAATGGTCATTTCAGAAATGTTCAAGCTTTGCACGATTTCCTGGTTGAGCATGAGAACATCACCCGAAGCAATTGCGCCAAAGGCTAATTCTTCAAATCCAGGCACGCCCAATTTTCGAACAATCAGGATATCTAAAGGAAGGTGCAAAAGGTTAGCCATTTGAAAGCCCACGGGCACTCCTCCGCGTGGAAGCCCTAAAATCAGGGTGTTAGTTTTGTCTTGATATTTCAACAGGCGCAAGGCGAGCGCTTGACCGGCTTGGCTGCGATTCACAAAACGAATTTTAGTATGAATCATAACTTTTTTTCTGCTCTCTCTTATATTATAAACCTTGAGAGGGAGAGCAGCAAATGATTGATATTATAAGGGCAACCAGAAAAGAGGTTTGCCTTTTGTAAATGGCCCGCTGCCGGAGGGAATTTGTATAAGAGCGTCGGCATAGGCGAAGCTGGCGATATGACCGGAGCCTTTCCAAGCAAGAGGGAAGAGTTCGGTTTCCTGTTTTTTCGTTTCGCATCGCGCTGGCCAATACGTTTCGCGCAGATTGGGCGAATAATCAAAATCTTTTCCCAAAGGCGAGTGTAAAAAGTGGATTTTGGCTTCAACGCCTTGCATTTTTTGAATGGCGATTTGAATGAACAAATAAAAGCAGACCAAAAGCGAAACAGGATTTCCAGGGATGCCAAAAGCCGCGATGTTGTTGCGCGTGGCAAAGATAAGAGGTTTACCTGGGCGAATATTAATTTGATCAAAGTGCACTTGGAAACCGTTTTCTTGCAGTAATTTTTTTGTAAAATCTTTTTCGCCGACGGAAGCGCCCCCGGA is a genomic window containing:
- a CDS encoding iron-containing alcohol dehydrogenase, with amino-acid sequence MISTFSFPTSILYGPGARHELSKKLQALQLKRPLIVTDPGLLKTPAFQRLRDALSANFPIFSEVHPNPMENDVEQAFQAYQNNQCDSVIAFGGGSALDVGKVIRLRIKQPQQKLSQFSYETDYSSLAPFIAIPTTAGTGSEVGRSSVIILDQHKRVFFHPSLLASLVILDPEFTLELPPQLTAATGADALTHCIESFTSPVFHPLCDALALEGIHLICAQKALLRAYQNGNDLEARGLMQLAATMGAIAFQKDLGATHSLAHPLSSLCGLHHGTANALCLPWVMEWNAQRKPNLYHRVGIAMGLIEPNDAETIIAIRLLLEQLNLSGKLRDYQVKKSDIDTLAQHAYDDSCHQTNPVPVTQTDLKELYLQAF
- a CDS encoding type 1 glutamine amidotransferase; this translates as MSRLKKILLVNNVIWNETYPAQHPLKNVTAWYKKMLSPLKKFHLQTLSPEDQEIARHFECADAIILTGSPRNAWNNDYPTLRLLQLLERYTQKEKAILGICYGHQLLARACGGLVHYNPQGWEIGFLPVTLTPQGKASPLFQSMPETFLAIESHHDIVADLPPEAIWLAKSEQTRHQAFQIGKAAFGVQFHPEMNRTILNFIWKARFDHWQAKIPFNIRDRIQKTPKTLPHPEMISNFIHYFT
- a CDS encoding glutamine synthetase family protein, whose product is MNLTELKNKIAKKEIDTILIVFPDVFGRLMGKRLTAHYFLDHVAQSGTHGCNYLLTLNMEMDPQDGFDLASWEKGFGDFEMRPDLSTLRMLPWQPGAAFVLCDLHHHENGLVEEAPRTVLRRQIEALGKRGFTSKIASELEFFLFNHTYHEALEKKYFNLIPSSDYRIDYHTMQPLRDEPILRTLRNQMEEAGIPVESSKGEWGCGQHELNFVYNEPLEIADRHALFKQGAKEIAEQNGKCLTFMAKIATQEAGSSCHIHISLWQKNKNLFWDNKKHGGSQLFKHFLGGLMKYSPELCYFYAPTINAYKRYQTASWAPTKMAWAMDNRTVGFRVVGHSEGFRIENRMPGADANPYLAFAAMMVAGMAGIDEKLDCGNAYQGNAYLDKKLASLPKSLAEAAEKLNRSKLARLALGDSVVDFYVHTARLEVQTYNEAVTDWELKRYFERI
- a CDS encoding NCS2 family permease is translated as MKNFVRGDIDGFFGLFIDNLVQLMVIATLCPVLCGLPIDFVTTHILPGAALSILAGNLFYGWQARRLARKTNRNDITALPYGINTPTVFAYIFLIMAPIYRATNNADLAWRAGLFACLLSGIMEILGAFCADWLRRHTPRAALLSALAGVAITFIAMGFIFQIFASPALAILPMLFILVSYTSKLNLPLPAGLTAVLIGTIIAWLLRAFHLPYFTPTTQSYVFNFYFPHITLNDTFSLIKSPMAWQYFSIILPMGLFNIIGSLQNLESAEAAGDSYPTRSSMFINGFGSCVAACLGSPFPTTIYIGHPGWKAMGARSSYSILNGVVITLFCSLGMITLLLNWIPLEATLGILLWIGIIITAQAFQAVPKSHALAVALGLIPTFAAWALQLIETTLQAAGTTLYETIAQFGSALAIHGVIALNQGFLLTSTLLAAFLVFIIEKQWQKAAFTLFIASLLAWLGLIHAYQLTANGIQNSLTLGAAPEFAYTYLASGMAILILSRIVKIRHESPQKNSSR
- the mog gene encoding molybdopterin adenylyltransferase, which produces MKIARLTLSDRATQGIYQDESGPEIERVISSIFQESIEWQRCLLPDDLSLIAKKLFHFADKEKCHLILTTGGTGPSARDVTPEATRQVLEKELPGFGEAMRAYSFSKVKTAILSRAIAGVRGPSLIINLPGNPKAIQECLEILGPAIAECLDHISGFRPKLA
- a CDS encoding aldehyde dehydrogenase family protein encodes the protein MKKFTTQLVINGKLCHASDRNTLTLINPATEKKLCEVASASLKDLETSVTGAQKAFEKSWRDMTPGKRTEILFRFTQLIVQHQEELAQLEMLNIGMPISNARGELQLTFRIAAYYTDAISKFCGQTIPVARGGFDYTLRSPLGVVAAIVPWNFPLSIAAWKIFPALAAGNCVVLKPASLSPLTAIKLGILALEAGLPDGVLQVLPGSGQRLGDALVQHPLIRKISFTGSTEIGTHIMKMAADDMKRVSLELGGKSPNIVFNDADLEKVAALCSISVFDNTGQDCCARSRVFVEQNIFDEFVKKFIQASNRLIIGDPSHPKTQIGPLISKQHRDHVQTYLDSVPDHCQKIVCGKTPLPKKGFYMRPVVILGCNTREKVWREEIFGPVVCIRPFRDENSMLREVNESHYGLSGSIWTNDLKRALRVAKRVESGVLSINSINSVHVAAPFGGFKRSGIGRDLGMTAMEGYTELKNIYITED
- the moaC gene encoding cyclic pyranopterin monophosphate synthase MoaC; amino-acid sequence: MKKLSHLTPQGKIKMVDVGSKPIQKRIATATAELHLQPATVRLLKKKALPKGDALTCAQVAGIQAAKKTSELIPLCHLLALNSIQIEFKLQKDRLKIFAIVSCQEKTGAEMEALTAVAITALTLYDMTKAVDKTMKVTNLRLLAKEKF